Proteins encoded within one genomic window of Legionella sp. PC997:
- a CDS encoding helicase C-terminal domain-containing protein, with the protein MPTTSQFTLLRQERRMETKETKHLLKQLHHKGKNHLFFAVQGGMFAEGIDYVGDLAIGAFIIGPPLPSFDWEREQMKHYYETHYQEGQEYAYTYPAMAKAIQAAGRVIRSETDKGLIVLMDNRFLQPTYSQCMPKDWYAQSPQELVSTSIIKEVQSFWRDKDMEPLNHSGKP; encoded by the coding sequence ATGCCCACCACTTCGCAATTTACCCTTTTACGTCAGGAACGACGAATGGAGACCAAAGAAACAAAACATCTATTAAAACAATTGCATCACAAGGGTAAAAATCATTTATTTTTCGCCGTACAAGGAGGAATGTTTGCTGAAGGCATTGATTATGTGGGTGATTTAGCCATAGGAGCCTTTATCATAGGTCCTCCTCTTCCCTCCTTTGACTGGGAGCGAGAGCAAATGAAGCACTATTATGAGACTCATTATCAAGAAGGCCAAGAATACGCATACACCTATCCTGCAATGGCCAAAGCCATTCAGGCAGCAGGAAGGGTCATACGATCTGAGACCGATAAAGGTTTGATCGTCTTAATGGATAATCGCTTTTTACAACCCACCTATAGTCAGTGCATGCCCAAGGATTGGTATGCACAAAGTCCGCAAGAGCTCGTCTCAACATCAATTATTAAAGAGGTGCAATCCTTTTGGAGAGATAAAGATATGGAACCGTTAAATCATTCAGGGAAACCATAA